Within Sorghum bicolor cultivar BTx623 chromosome 2, Sorghum_bicolor_NCBIv3, whole genome shotgun sequence, the genomic segment TATGTTGATTACACACGGCAACAGCGCGATCAAGTGGTAGACGTCGATGCAGCAGCTAAGAGACAACGATGGAGAAGCACGAGCATGTGTGGCATGTTAGCTCTGTCGGAGCACCTCCAACACGAGGTCTTCTCCCGCGTGGGCGACATCAAGGCCCTCTTCAGGCTCGCTGCTATGCCACCGTGTGTGCCTCCTCTTCGGTGTCGTCGTAAAGGACAAGTGGTTCAATAGGTGGGATAAGGCGATGGTGCAAGCGCAGATGACGACGATGGCGGCACCACCGCAGCAGCGCGCGTCGTCGGCGATGGTGACCTTATATAAATAGTAGGAGTTAGGGTTTATCTCTCTTAGCTCCTTCCTCACCTCCCTCACGCGACGCCCTCTCCTTTTTCCCATGCGTCCTCCTTCTTTGTGCACAGCGACGCCCCTCCTTTTTCACATGTGTGGTGATGCCCCTTTCTCTCCCCTGTGCATGGCGGCCATCCCCTACCCGAGCTAGCAACATTAGCCCTACTCCACCAAGCACGGTGGCGGTGCCCCTCCTCTATTGAGCACAGTGGCTATGGTGGTGCCACTCCTTCCACCAAAGGAGTCTGCAGTGGTGGCACCACTCCTCCACCAAGCACGGTGGTGCCATTGAACCCCTAGATTCGGCTCGACGACACCTCTTTCCCCCTGATGACGGATCCGGTGAGCGGTGCTTCTTTCACACCCCTGATGATGGCGGATCTGGTTCTAGAGGTGCAAATCTGGCGATGGTGCGACCAGATCTAGTGGTAGAGGCACAGCGCGGAGCTCGGGCCTTCTTCGGTGGTTGGCAGATCTGGCTAGTGGGCTAGAATCAGGCTCGCCGCGCGGGCTCGAGAACGGCTCATCGATGCACGTTAATAGGTTAACCGAGACAGGCAAAGCAACCACCTCTGTAAGTCTGTATTAACAAAGACCTTTGGATGGAGGCAGTTGCAATGCCTGCCTCTGTTAACCGATTTTGCCTGCCTCTGGTAAGTTTTTTGTAGTATTGTTAAGCGACATCTTTGTCTAGTAGCTAGTGTTCTAAAAGGTGCTATTAGGCGCTTGCCTAGGCGCACTTATGCGCTAGGCGGAGGGGCACTGCCTCGCCTAAGGGGTAAGCAGAGGATAGGCGACGTGTCCTTGGATCTAGAGCTTTATTGCTTGAGGGAGTGACGGCGGGTGGCATCGAAGGCAGCGAGCGTGCCCAGGACAAGTCTAGCGGGGGGTGGTGGGTGATGGGAGCGACCGGGaggagaggcagaggcagaggcagcaTGCGGCGAGCATGGCTGGTAGGAGGCAGAGGTAGCGGTCGACGAGCACTGCTGAGAGGAGGAGAGGCGGTGGTCGACGAGCGCGAGTATGTGATTAGAACTGGGAAGAGGTGGATGGATAAGGTTAGGAGTGGATAAGGTGGGACTCTTTGATGGGCCTTTTTCCCCTAATCGAAGCCCATTGTTCtggtttattttttcttttagatgcaatatatataaatgtatatatgtacaaaacGGTTTAAAACACGTAGGCTCACTTATGCCTAGCTAGCACATAATGTAACCTTGCGGCTAACATATCCATTGTTTCCTGTTCTTCTCACATATATTTCACCTTGATTGAATTTATGTTCGATGCAGTTTGCCTCCACTATGTCCAATTAAGTTTATATTTCATTGTATGTTGTTTCCTCCAATTCCAAGCCACAAAAATATTTGCTTGTAGATATATATCTTAACTTTAATTTTGGTATAATATATGTACTATATGTGTTGATATacagtaaaaaaataaaataatagagtAGAAACACATTTATTCAACAGtaatgaaaaaataaaaagaaaatgtaaCGGAGACGCGAGAGGTTTGGACCggaaccttgtttagttcgtaaaaaatttgcaaaatttttcagattctctgtcacattgaatctttagacgtatgcatgaaatattaaatatagacgaaaataaaaactaattatacagtttggtcggaattgacgggacgaatcttttgagactagttagttcacgattgaacaatatttgtcaaatacaaacgaaattgatactatttatattttgtaaaatattttgcaagtaaATAAGGCCTCAGTAGGGCTTGCGACATATTCAACCTGATCCCATGATCCCTGGCGTCACCGATAGATCCACGTCCGATCTGCTTCCTGCTCTATCTACTCCTCCGTGTCGATctccgtcctcctcctccatggGTTTGGTTTGATTTATTCTTTACTTGTTTATTATATTATTAGGAGGAAGGCGACGACGCGATCCCAATTCccaaggaggaggacgacgacgacgcgatCCCGATTCCCATGGCGGACGACGGCGACGCGGCTGCTAAGAGACGACGACGGAGAAGCACGGGCATGGGCGGCATGTCAGCTCTGCCGGACCACCTCCAACACGAGGTCTTCTCCCGCGTGGGCGACGTCAAGTCCCTCTTCAAGCTCGCCGCGACATGCCGCGGCTGGCTCCGCCGCTTCACCGACCGGGCCTTCCTCCGCGAGCTGTGCCCGAGCCCGCAGCAGGGGTCAGGCCTCCTCCTCGGCGTCGTCGTACAGGACAAGTGGTTCAATAGGATGGACAAGGCGATGGTGCGGGCGCGGATGACGACGATGGCGGCACTGCCGCAGCAGCGCGCGTCGTCGTCGGCCTTGGCGCCCGTCTTCTTGCCGGCGCTGGGCTCGCCGCTCGGCCCCACGAGTCGTGCCCTCACCTCCTtcttcatcggcggcggcggcggcaccttCGACTATGCCGAGCCCCTAGCGGCGCGCCGCGGCATCGTGCTGCTGTGGCTCGCGCCCCGCACGCCTGAGGAAATGGACTGCCACCTGCTCGGCGTCTGCAACCTCGTCACCGGCGACCGCCACGTTCTCCCGCCGTTGCAGTGCAGCCGGAACGGGAAGCTTGTCGGTTGCAGACAGGTCGTCGGCTACGCGATCATCACAGCCGCCGACGAGAGCAGCCGGAACGggaggccgccgccgcgtcATCCGTGGACGTTCTCGCAGCTGCTCGTCATCACCCAAGATGGAGATTGTCCCCTCAggttcggcggcggcgcggcgtacCTGCACTCGTACTCCGCCGCCACGCGCCGCTGGAGCACGCCCACCAGGTGCCTGGACAGGAGCGCCTTCTCCCTGGTGGACGCCAGATCCACCGTCGACCACCACGGTGCGGCGCACTGGCTGTGCATCGACGATGGCCGTTTGCCCaacgcgcgcggcggcggcggcggcgatcacCACCTGTACAGGCTCAGCGTGGACGTGGCCACCGCGAGCGTCTCCCTGACGAGGCTCCCCGTCCGTGTCGGAGGCAAACAGCTCCTGTGCGTCAACAGCGACGGCAAGCTCGCAGTCGCCTCCGTGTATCCTCTGCACGTGACTGTTTGGACTCAGCCAGCCGGAGCCGgagacgacggcgacggcgacaccACTGCTGCGGCGTGGCCCCGCACTTCTTTTAGAATAGCCCCGCAACAGAACGAGGACCATGAGAGGTGGTGCAACTCGGACCATGGATCGTCGTCGTTGCTGGCGCTGTTCATGGGCAGGGGCGTCTTCGTCCTCGACCTTGACACCAAGGTGATGGAGAAAGTCTTCATCCTCGACTTCAACAATAAGACTAGGGAATTGGCTGGTGATGCTAAGCAATATCTGAGGTGTGTGCCCTATGAGATGGACTTGGTGGAGTTCTTCACGCTCCAGCTTGGTGGCATACGAGAGCGACTTGGAACTACTACTATCTCAGAAACTGAATCGCCATAAATCTTGCTCTCTCTTTCGTGATGATGCTATTTGAAAAATCAACAATTTGAGTTTTATCTGCTGTTTAATATATTTATGATTGGACATACAAGAAGCATGCGTATGCATTTGACGAAATCTTTTCGCGCTCTTACAGCTATATTATATTGTACCCTAATTGAGCCATTTGTTGTCATGGTTAAAGAAAAGATATATTGTGGTGATCAAGATAATACAAGAACAAACAAAAACATCCATAAGCAGGTCTCCTTATCTCTGTTCCCACCACGGCGGCGTATTGCATATGCATGCCTCTAAGGTCTGAGCTAGCTATTACATTTTGGAGGATCATTAATTAAGCTATACAGCTAGGACACAACAGCGCAAATTAGAACTAGTGCTACTACTGCTGTTCATACCTTCGTTGGAGTTAGCCATTGCGACTTGATGACCCGTGCAGTGGCTGCTTGGAGCAGGCAAGAACACAATAGAGGCTAGGTGTGGGAAATCCGTGCCTGATCAGTGGCTTACACTTAGGTGTGTTAGATGTCTCAGAGATGTCCTGGGTTGCCTCCTCTCTCCCTTTTATCCTTGGTGCTGCACAGGGGGGCTTCCCTTTGGGTAATCACGGTCATGCCCTCTCCTCCGCTGAAGGTAAAGGACAAACCGAGTTGCTGCTGGTGTTCCTGACCATACTTTattacagagtccaagacaattaattatatattatttatggtattttgttgatgtggcaccatatttattgaagaaagaggtagaaaaactaAGACtcaaagtcttatttagactccaaatccacattgttcgaggtaataaataactttagactctatgatagagtctgcattgtgagtgccctgagTGCCCTAAGCCTTTTAACTAGACTAGGtgaattccccgcgcgttgctgcgggattttcttaaaaataaaccATTATATACATAGCATTACTATATGATATTCAATCTATTATCTATATATAcgtatgaatttgacttgcatgtattttattatattagatctagtaaaagataatagaacaaaaactaatatttggttacattatagaggaattaattggtgatgaaatAAATAGTGTagtacatgacttgtatgttaatagattaaagatttaaagtatttcacataatatagatgacatggtcattttttgtaattaatatgagatgacatggacttagtgaggaatgatgtggacaccttccatgaagagatagaatatttagtgggtcacttagtggagaatgatgtggacaccttgcatgaagagaaaattcatctagtggggtttagctttataagagttatagatgttCGTCAAATAGTTGGCAAAACCCAGTGAATTGAGACTAATGGGGGCAATCAATTCTAAAAAAAGTCGAAGGTGCCCCTTCCTAATAACAACGTATCAGGAAAGGctataaagtttttttttggaaaagacTGCAAAAACTTTGTCGCAATTTTTATTAGACAAAAAATGTTTTAGTACAAGAAAGAGTAACTCGCCTGAGTGCTTCAAAAGGCATCGAAAGAAACACCAAAACATGACAAAAAGCCTGAAACTATTCTCGACCAAAATAAAAACTGACTGAAGCGCAACACGCTAACACCTAACAACAACAAGGCCCCTTAGAGAGCAGCCGAAATTGATAACCATGTTAACTAACTCGAGAATGTTCTAGGAACTATTGCCATGTTATATTGGTTGATATCATCCTTGTATAAACTATCTATTTTTTTGGTCTTCTTGTCTTCTTTTGAAAAGTTCTTCTATTACTCTTTTCAAATATGTCAccaaaaatatataataattttatcaaatattttctttgttgCCTTGTCAAAGTTGGCTCGACACTTTCTTTAGCAATTATAGAGGCAGAATAGCCCTTTTGGCCCCTAAACTATCACTCACGGCTCACTTTCATTCCTCAACTTTAAAAACGGCCATTTTAATCCTCAAACTCTATTTTTAGGCTCAATTTCATCAACTATGAAGATGGTTGTTTCACTCCTCAGACTTTGTATTTTGGGTTCAATTTCATCTGAACTGTATTTCAATCTTTGTATATCGTCTTACGAACGTTGCACTGCTGCACCTGGTCACCTCCAACACCACCAACGATTaaagagaaaaataatattAATCCAAAACTCTTTAGTGCCATTAATAATTCTAAGCTATTATTTTTAATGTGAAGTttgaggaaaaataatattcatcCAAAAACTCTTGAGTGGTCACCTAATATATTGAAACAATAATGGGCCTATAATTTTTTCCATAGGTATTTCTAGATTTAGGCTGAACAAATAATCATTTGTATATACAATACTATTTTTGTCCatagattaaaaataattcATATTTAAGAATATTTAGGCCCATATCTCTCTCCATCTTAGAATATGAATATAAATATTGAAAGCGTGCTATCTAATTTGGTACATGGGACGACACTAGGGACAATAGCATCATAGGATAATTGTCCATCTCAAATCGTCGTTGTGTTGGACAAAGGATGAAGTTGAGCCAATATGCATTTTGATAATTCATGGATGAAATTATGACTAAATATAATGTTTTCTTTTTGGATAGATAGAGTTGAGTTGAAAATAAAAGTTTAAAGAGCGAAATGCATACAGTCTGATAGTTTATGGATGAAATGGAGCACAAAATGCAAAGTTTGAAGATTGAAATGGTCATCTTCATAATTCTAGGATGAAACTGAGCCTACAAATAGAATTTGAGGACTAAAACGGTCATTTTAAAAGTTTAGAGGTGAAACTGAGccttaagggcactcacaatgcaagactctatcacagagtccaagacacttaattacatattatttattgtATTtttctgatgtggcagcatatttattgaagaaagaggtagaaaaaataagactccaagtcttatttagactccaagtccacattgttcgagataataaataactttagactctatgatatagTCTACATTGTGAGTGTCCAATATAGTTATTTTGCCAATTATAGACAAAGCTAGATTAATTTattggtattcctaagatgagTGATCGCTTAAAGTTATTTGTATGGAAATTGTACTATCCATTAATTCTATGATCCAAACATCACAATACTAGCTAACTTTTAAcggctaagagcaactccagcctaCTTCCTAAAGaagtctctattctaaatctatggatttatccaaaaaaaaatcaacttcAATCCACCTTCTATTTAGGCTCCCATTTTCCATGGCCTCTCAAATTATAGTTTCAGCCCCTCACATCCAGAACCCTCTATCCAATGGGACCTACCCACTTTCCTCTCTCCGCCTATAAATCAAGACAAGAATTACAAATAGTGGAGTTGATGTAGAATTCGTCAATGACAGGTGGGTCTCATGTGAGATAAGAACTTGGTCTATTTTTTTCCATTGGTGTTGGGTCTTAATTTGAACCTCTACTTTTTTTTTAGTTTAAGGGCTTAATTTAGAGAttgggttggagttgctcttagtccAAATTAACAACTTGTCTTACTCCATCCGGAGGAAAGGGCCTAAAGAGAACCTCTCTTTGCTTGGAAGTGTAGGACTAGCTGCGAGCACAAGGCATACCCAGAGGAGAGGCCAGAGCGAAGCCGGTCAACGTGACGAAGTCTTCCAAGTGAGCCGCCGCGGCCTCCACGTCCTGCGCCGTCGTCCTCATGCGGCCATCGCTGACGTCGCGTGGAGCCACGATCACGTCGGCCCAATCTCCATCTCCACCCGCCTGCACAGGACGGGCGGCGAGCAGCAGGTATTCGGCTCTGCACGCCACGGTCATCAGCTGGTTGCTCCACCTGGCCAGCCAGCTCCGCCGCTTGCTGTGGCAAGGAGAACGGCTCGCTGGATGCGGGAAACCTGCTCGCGGAGCCTGTCCGTGTCCGGAAGAGTCAGGGCACGCGAGGCGGGTGGCGGTGGCGCCGCCGGCTTCTTTCTGATAAGCCTGTCCAGCGCTCGCCGGATGCGTTGCATCACGATCAGAAGGCTCATCTTCCTCATGCCGGCGACGTACTCCTCGTGTGAAATGGAAGAAACACCGTGATCGAATCTTGATCGGTCTCCGGCGCCGTCGGGGCTCGCGCTACTGTTCTCGTCTACCTTGGAGCGACAGATCAGCAAGTTGTCACCATGAACTGCCGCTGGTGGAATTGAGGCCAGTGTCGTTGGCTCTGAGGATTgcacgggcggcggcggcgcctgtTGAACTGCCAGCGACCTCCTGATTTCTAGGTCGAGCACCTTGAGGAAGTCACCGAGGCCCATGGCTTCCCTCTCCAACCTCGCCACCATGCGGCTCAGCCGCTCGACGCCACTGTCGTCGCGGCCGAGGAGCAGGCTCTTCACTGACCGGAGGGCGCGCCACACCATGTTCCCGCCGGCCTGCTCGTTGCTTGCTGCATCTGCACCCACGGCCGCACGCCGCTGCTGCCTAAAGAGCCGCAGCACCTCGTCGGCGTCGAGCGCGGCGTCGCGGAGTGTCCAGAGCCACCGGCGCAGCCACCAGCTCCGGATATGCACGTCCTCCGCCGCCTCCACGGCGCTGTGCACCATGATGGCCAGCGTGTGGAGGCGCTCCAGCTGGTCGTCCACGCTCGCGCGCGCCTCGTACCTGCCCACCGCCGCGGACATGGTCCGCGCCACGACGTCGCCGACCGCCGCCGAGATCACGTGGCCCCCGAGCTCTTCCACCTTGCGTTTCGTCCCAGACGACATTAGTGCACCTGCTATCTCGCCGGTGCGATGTCCTATTCATATCCTATCTGTGGCCATGGTGGCGTGCAGTGGCTACATGATATTGATCATGATCATGAGTTCATGACAGAACAGACATCATGCTGCATCATCTCATCTGATCTGAAGGTCTGTTTGATCCTGCAGCTAGCTGCATGCCTAAAACAAGCGACGACGTGTGTTTTGTTGTTGCAATTGCAAGCGACGAATGGATGATGCACCTAGTAACAAGACATGGGTAAGAAGACAGAAATCGAATAGGTTGCCACATTGTTCTtgctgtattttttttatttattggaAAAACGCTATATATGAAGAATCCTGAGCTGGCTTCCGCGTGCTGGACTTTAATTTGTCGATGCAATAGTTTTGCAAGCTGTGTGTCGATGGACCTCATGGCGCGGAGGAACCAAGAGCATCTCTACTCGGCACTGCCTTGTGTTCAAAGTTGCTGTCAGCCTTTCGGGCCAATACTCACAAGACTAACAGCTTTATCTAGACAGCTCACATTTCCTTGCAGCCTCGCAAGTGGCTGCTCTTCCTCAGGTTGATTTTTTTTAGGCTTGGCCCAATTTTCTGTCCCATGATTCGATTCTCACGTGcaatggagatgctcttaggccaGTCTTAATGATGTTTTATCAGAGTTTTATGGAtcttaaatatattgatatgtAACACTCTattgatgaagaaagagatgataagagttttataggagtagagagagttttataAGGATAAAATTCTTCTACACTATTTCTAAAATATGGATGCACTGAAAATTAGGTCATAAACCCCCACCGATGATGGCTACTTTGCAAGAGTGGCAAAACCACATAACTAATTCTCGTCACATATTCAAGCTGCCACGTAACGTAATCCCTCGTCTAAAATCCACTACTTCAACTTTTCCATATATGTTGGCAAAGCACCTGTgtaatttataattataataatctgaGGATGCGATTTCTAGGGTCCCACCGTACCTTAGGCACTTTTGCCAGTGGAGGCATGGAGTGCAAAACAAGTTGTTGATCCACTAGATCCATAGTGCTAGCTCTTATCACCCCCGGTATGATCCATCCTTTCCCTCGTGCCGTCGAAAACTACATCCATCTCATCAAGAGATGGGCATGCCTCTAGGACGGTTGCTTTATCTTTTGTTCGTTTAGCTGATAAGCCATGATAGAAAGTATTATTGattgatttattgtaagagaaaaacgcTGCTACATCACGTCTGCACCGGTGTACCCTGCTGCCCGCTCCGGTGGCACATGTCGTCGTGATCGCTTCACCACTTGCGTCACACCAgctgcacatatatatataggagatCTTATTCATTTGGTGCTTCGCGCCGTAACACTGAAGAACGACGACCAAACAATAATGGTCGCCTGCAGCAACCTGAGGCttttggcggcggcggcggcgctggcgttcctggcgctggcggcggcggctgccacCGTGTGCtcggcgcagcagcagcagcagctccgtcGCAACTACTACGCGAGCGTGTGCCCAAACGTGGAGTCCATCGTCCGCGACGCGGTGGCGAGCAAGTACAGGGAGACGTTCATCACGGTGGGCGCGACGGTGCACCTCTTCTTCCACGACTGCTTCGTCGAGGGCTGCGACGCCTCCGTGGTGGTGGCCTCCACGCCCAACTCCACCGCCGCGGAGAAAGACCACCCCGTGAACCTCTCCCTCGCCGGCGACGGCTTCGACACCGTGATCCGCGCCAAGGCCGCCGTCGACGCCGTGCCGCGGTGCCGCAACCGGGTCTCCTGCGCCGACATCCTCGCCATGGCCACCCGCGACGCCATCGCGCTGGCCGGCGGCCCGTCCTACGCCGTCGAGCTCGGCCGCCTCGACGGGTGGCGGTGACCATGGACGTGGTGACGCCGCGGGTGTTCGACAACCAGTACTTCCGGAATTTGCAGGCCGGGATGGGCCTCCTGGCGTCGGACCAGCTGCTGTACACGGACACCAGGTCCAGGCCCATTGTCGACGCGTTGGCACGGAGTAGCGTCGCGTTTGAACGGGCCTTCGTGGAGGCCATCACCAAGATGGGCCGGATTGGGGTCAAGACGGGGGCCCAAGGGAACATCCGACGGAACTGCGCGGTGCTCAATTGACCTGGTGAAATTCAAAGTGAGGTGTTTCTAGCTTCTTTGTTGCTGCACTTGTACTCGTCATCCATGGACAAATCTGCACATATTGATGTGGGCACTTGTAGTTGTAGAACTCGAGTTGTTTCTGATCACCTTCATGTATATATCCAGTactgtatatatataactcTTCAGAATGAATTTATCTTCACATTGTTCACTCTCTATCACCTCCATATATACTTGTACACTATGTGGAGGCTAGTGCTTTGGCGTGGGTATCATTTTCAGTTCTAGTGCACTGTCACACTCACACGTCACGTACGTCCATCTCTACCCTAATACTCTTTCCCTCGGCAGATGAAACAGTAACAAATCAACTACTGTCGTTGTCACACAAGACAGAaaaggcatatatatatatatatatatatatatatatatatatatatatatatatatatatatatatatatataacaaccCCAAACACCGATCTCCCTCTCTGCAATATATAGGAAGCGTGACAGCTCAATTTCTTGTTGTCTTTATTTTCAAAACAGAATAGAATGAAATGGCGATACACCATATATCATTTGGGAATTGGGAGAAAAGTTTTTGAAAAATTAGAAAAAACATACTTCATTGCCTTCTTCCTATCACTCATAACTTGCTGAAAATTAGAAGAaaagtttttgaaaaatttaaaTCACTAGTATATATATGCTAGTTGTTAGATGTGTGAAAACCTTAACCATGCAACATCCCCCTAGCTAAGAGGCAAGTCAAAGAAATATGGAGATGTTCAGATAGAGGAAGTCTAACTCTATGGCGGAGTTGGTGAAGTGAATCTCGTTATTTTGAGAAAACTACTAAAACAACCCCAAACACCGATCTCCCTGTCTGCAATATATAGGAAGCTTAACAGCTCAATTTCTTGTTGTCACATGGGCGAAATAGATAAAGGCCTACAAGACAAGCCATGCGACAAGAGCTAGAAACATATATACGACAGGTTTCTGAGAGGATGCAAAAGAGGAATGAATcaccgggaagaagaaagatgcaTGTACCAAAGGCGACAGTAGACACCAACCAGTCAAACATGGGCAGAAATTAACCGCACGACTGTACGTAAGAGTCATTTTATATCCTTTTATATTGATTAGGAATAGAAACTTTGATGAAAAATTTCTCCGATAGTTTCTTCAATTTGATCAATAATAAAGTCCCCTTTGGATTTGAGAAACTTTTTCTGTTTCATGTGTTTTTGCTATGAAAATGGACTGATTTATGTAAAATACTTCTGGTGAAAGTCCTGTGTTCCAAAAAGAGACCCTAATTATTGACATCCTTTATCCTAGTTTCTCGCTAACTAAAGATAAAGGGTGGAGATGGCTCTCCAAAGTATACACAACATATAAATAGCTGAGTTGTTGTAGGTGCAATGTAGAGAGCACTTTTATTCAAGTAGTTCTCCAAACAAGGATCTAGAAAGTGAGTCTAAGAAAGACTATTGAAGATAGTTATTGCATTTCAGGTGCCTGGTTTTTTAGGCAACAATCTTAGATGATCAATTAATATAACTAAAAGAACTCACAAGAAATAattcagtttttttttaaaaaataaaataatcatataattaTATGTTACCTCCAAATAAAATAGGCAACGAAAATATAGGATTAGTGAGAAATGAAAGCTCATCATCATCTTTGCAGCAAGGTTAATgttctagctagctagcaattGACCTTATCTTATCCCTTGTAGGCTGTGGGCTGTGGCCACCATGCCGCCATATTTGTGTCGTGTCGTAGCATGGGCGTCGACGTCGTACCGTGGCGAGCACTTCACTTGAGCACTTGCAGAGTTTTCTTTGCAATTGCGCACTGcatatgtgtgtatatataacGGCCATTTGTGCGCTGGCTGCGAGAGCAACGGGCAAGCTAAGGTACCATCGAGCAGCATgtacgccggcggcggcggcgtgaggCGTGCGGCGACGGCGCTGATCTGGGTACTGGTGCTTGCGGCGGCGGGTGGCGGCAGCGTCGTCTGCGAGGCGCAGCTCCGGCGCGGGTACTACGCCGGCGTGTGCCCCAACGTGGAGTCCATCGtccgcggcgtggtggccaagAAGATCCAGCAGACACCCGCCACCGTCGGCGCCACCGTGCGCCTCTTCTTCCACGACTGCTTCGTCGAGGTACGTATGGCGGTGCGATGACCATGCTGCATGAATCCGTCGatgaactatatatatatatatatatatatatatatgcaattgCAGGGCTGCGACGCGTCGGTGATGGTGGCGTCGACGGCGAACAACACGGCGGAGAAGGACCACCCCATCAACCTGTCCCTGGCCGGCGACGGCTTCGACACGGTGATCAGGGCCAGGGCGGCCGTGGACGCCGCGCCGGGATGCCGCGGCAAGGTGTCGTGCGCCGACATCCTCGCCATGGCCACCAGGGACGCCATCGCGCTGGTACGCACGACCGTTTACGTACGGTACACTACATCAGGCCAGTTATTACAAGCTAAAGCTAGCGACATCATGGAAACTGAatccgtgcgtgcgtgcgtgtgcATATTGCAGTCGGGCGGTCCGTCGTACGCGGTGGAGCTGGGTCGGCTGGACGGGCTGAGGTCGACGGCGAGCAGCGTCAACGGGAGGCTGCCGGCGCCCTTCTTCAACCTGGACCAGCTCAACCAGATGTTCGCCGCCAACGGGCTCTCGCAGACCGACATGGTCGCCCTCTCAGGTACGTTTTCTGGTCTTGCAAGCTACTCATCGATCTTGAACTCATCGCACGCATTGCACGACCTCAATCATCAGTGCAGTGGTCTCTGCTCACAAATGACGACAAGCACTTTTCTGAATCTGAAAAAGCTACGCctaccttgcttgcttgctcaTGCTTGGCAATTAATCAGACAACCACACCCATGCACGCAACCGTCGCCACTACCTTCCGCCATGC encodes:
- the LOC8084240 gene encoding peroxidase 5 isoform X1; the protein is MYAGGGGVRRAATALIWVLVLAAAGGGSVVCEAQLRRGYYAGVCPNVESIVRGVVAKKIQQTPATVGATVRLFFHDCFVEGCDASVMVASTANNTAEKDHPINLSLAGDGFDTVIRARAAVDAAPGCRGKVSCADILAMATRDAIALVRTTVYSGGPSYAVELGRLDGLRSTASSVNGRLPAPFFNLDQLNQMFAANGLSQTDMVALSEQRTEIAHLLHYGRSWAHGGSGALQHVRGAAAGGGRDAGRRVRGAAGGVVPGGGGSAGGGGHGPRDAGELRQPVLPEPAGREGTAGVGPGAAHGHQVQTHRRRAGTESRRVRPSLRRRHHQAGPRRGQDGDGTGQRPPRLRRARLRIELFLVRMPSSTSATSLYSSIGFFRHGEKKGE
- the LOC8084240 gene encoding peroxidase 51 isoform X3 translates to MYAGGGGVRRAATALIWVLVLAAAGGGSVVCEAQLRRGYYAGVCPNVESIVRGVVAKKIQQTPATVGATVRLFFHDCFVEGCDASVMVASTANNTAEKDHPINLSLAGDGFDTVIRARAAVDAAPGCRGKVSCADILAMATRDAIALVRTTVYSGGPSYAVELGRLDGLRSTASSVNGRLPAPFFNLDQLNQMFAANGLSQTDMVALSAGHTVGLAHCSTFAGRLRGADATLDAGYAAQLAGWCPAGVDPRVAVAMDPVTPVSFDNQFFRNLQAGKGLLASDQVLHTDTRSRPTVDALARSRVAFDRAFVDAITRLGRVGVKTATARGNVRRDCAVLG
- the LOC8084240 gene encoding peroxidase 51 isoform X4; amino-acid sequence: MYAGGGGVRRAATALIWVLVLAAAGGGSVVCEAQLRRGYYAGVCPNVESIVRGVVAKKIQQTPATVGATVRLFFHDCFVEGCDASVMVASTANNTAEKDHPINLSLAGDGFDTVIRARAAVDAAPGCRGKVSCADILAMATRDAIALSGGPSYAVELGRLDGLRSTASSVNGRLPAPFFNLDQLNQMFAANGLSQTDMVALSAGHTVGLAHCSTFAGRLRGADATLDAGYAAQLAGWCPAGVDPRVAVAMDPVTPVSFDNQFFRNLQAGKGLLASDQVLHTDTRSRPTVDALARSRVAFDRAFVDAITRLGRVGVKTATARGNVRRDCAVLG
- the LOC8084240 gene encoding peroxidase 63 isoform X2, whose amino-acid sequence is MYAGGGGVRRAATALIWVLVLAAAGGGSVVCEAQLRRGYYAGVCPNVESIVRGVVAKKIQQTPATVGATVRLFFHDCFVEGCDASVMVASTANNTAEKDHPINLSLAGDGFDTVIRARAAVDAAPGCRGKVSCADILAMATRDAIALSGGPSYAVELGRLDGLRSTASSVNGRLPAPFFNLDQLNQMFAANGLSQTDMVALSEQRTEIAHLLHYGRSWAHGGSGALQHVRGAAAGGGRDAGRRVRGAAGGVVPGGGGSAGGGGHGPRDAGELRQPVLPEPAGREGTAGVGPGAAHGHQVQTHRRRAGTESRRVRPSLRRRHHQAGPRRGQDGDGTGQRPPRLRRARLRIELFLVRMPSSTSATSLYSSIGFFRHGEKKGE